The Phycisphaerae bacterium sequence GCGGTTCTACTCGCGGCGCTGGTAGTCGCCTTGGGGGTGGCTCTCTTGCGCAGGTCCTTGTTCCATCGGTGTTTGCGTGCGGGTCGGCTCCTCCGGAATGATCGCCCAGGCGATGATGTACGTGACGACCAGCGGAACGATCCCGGTCAGGATGGTCAGAA is a genomic window containing:
- a CDS encoding PspC domain-containing protein — encoded protein: MTRIYRSRTDKVFGGVCGGLGHLLDVDPTILRLGLVFLTILTGIVPLVVTYIIAWAIIPEEPTRTQTPMEQGPAQESHPQGDYQRRE